The genomic region AGCACTCGAGGATGGAGCTGACATCCTGCCTCCCCAGCAGCGCCGTGGTCACCTTCTGCAACAGCATCAGCGCGTCCATGGACTGGCGGAGACGGCGACTGCGGAAGTTCAGGTCCACCGCCAACTGCGCCAGAACGCGGTTCGCTTGATGCAGCGTACGCTGGAACAGATCGGGCGAAACGGGCTTCAGGCCAAGCGCCGAGCAGATCTGAGACACCCGGCGGTCGAGACCGAGGCACAGCTGCAGGAGCGAATCGTCATCCAGGGCGAGGCTCTTCCGGCTGGTGGGCACGGGGAGCGCCCGCCCCTCGCACCAGGTCGGGCACAGCCCCTGAGTTAGCACAAGCCAGTCCGCTACCTGCACTATCCTGGCGGCGACCAGCCCCGGATCCGGCCCTTCCGGGATGCTGGCGGCATGATGGAGCGAGATGGGCAGCCATAGCTCCCGCGGCAGCGACCATTTCTGCGCCAGCCAGGCGCCTACCTCGGCGTGATCCGTGCCCAGGGCCTCCCGCTCCGCCCGATCGAACGCCACACTGCTGCCCGTCACCGCTCTGAGCAGGCTTTCGTAGCGGTCGGGCAGGTACTGCAGCATGACCAGCTGGCCCATGTCGTGGATCAGACCAGCCACAAAGATGCGTTCCCGGTCCTTGACCCCCAGGCGCCTGGCTATCTCCCGCGCTAGGAGCGCCACCCCGATGGAATGATGCCACAGACGCTCGACATCGGGGCGCTGGGCGCTCTCCTTGGTCTCGAAGGCGCTGTATACCCCGATGCTCAGCCCCAGTGCCCGGACCGCCTCCAGCCCCAAGACCATCACCGCTTCGCGAACAGACGAAACTCCAGCGAACCGGCCGTAATAGGCGGAGTTCGCTAGCCGCAGGATACGCGAGGCCGCGACCTGATCGCTTTCGATGACCGTGGCCAGGTTACCGATTCTCACCTCGGGGTCCGAGCACATCTCCATTAGGCGCACAGCCACGCCTGGCAGGGTAGTCAGGTCTTCGACCTTTCTCTCCAGTATGTCCAGGACACTGCTCTGCATTGTGCGGGGATCCCCCTCCAGCAGTGGTGGCCCGAGCCGAAATGATCAATGGCCAGTGATGACTCTGCAACTTGTGTGCCATGTATCTTCGCGACCTGAGGATTCCCCCGTATCCCCGCACCCCTCCGGTGAACTGGCGCGCAAGAGCGGCCCAAGCTCGGTTTGCCCCGCGATGAACCCCCAACGCAACAGGGGCGGCTTCCGCCGCCCCTGCGTCGCTACAGAACGCCCGCCGTGACTAGGCCGGGATGCCGAAATCTCTCATAATCTCCTGAACCCGTCTGGTGATGGCGATGCCTTCGGCTAGGGGCCGCTGCCACATGTTCCGGCCGAAGATCAGCCCGGTGGCCCCCTGCTCCATAGCGGCGCGAGCCTTGTTCAGCAAGTCCTCGTCACCCATCCGGCTGCCGCCCGAAAACAGCACCATGGTGCGCCCCGCCGACTCCACCACCTTGCCTATGCCTTCAGCGTAGTCCAGAGCCAGTTTGTCGTAGGGCTTCGGGTACAGGTTAGCCTTGTCAGGGTCGTACTCCGGCGCATTCAGCTTGACGATGTCAGCACCCACCTCACAGGCGACCCTAGCAGCGTAGTCCACAGCGTAGATGCTATCCCGACCTCCCTTAGCCTCGATCGCCGCGCCTCGGGGATACGCCCACACGATGAGTGGCATGCCATACCGGTCGCACTCCGAGCGTACCTCGGCAAACTGCAGGAAGTCGCGGTCTTGAGCCGGTGAGCCCACGTAGAGGGTGTATCCGACGGCATCAGCGCCCAGGCGGACGGCATCCTCGACCGTGGCGTCCAGGGGAGAGAACGCCTCAGCGTCTGACGGTATATTGGTCTTGCCGTTGATCTTGAGGATCAGGGGCACCTTGCCGGCGTAGCTACGCATGTACTTCTTGGCCAGGCCAATGTGATACACGATACCGTTGTAGTTGCCCTCAAGGGCCAACCTGGCCTGGTACTCGGGATTGGCGGCATCAGGATTGGAGAAGAAATCCACCGGACCGTGCTCCAGCCCCTGATCTATGGGAAGCAGCAGGAGCGTGCCGTTGCCGAGCCCGCTGCCGTAAAGAAGGCGATGCAGCCTCGTGCGCTTGCCCAGCTCCACGTCCATCGAGTCTATTGTCGCACGTCTCTTCATCCACACGGCACCTTCGGCCATCTCTTACCCTCCAAGCGAAGTCATCCAGCGCGGGCACTACCATGCCCAGGGCTCATGCGCGCTCCGCATTGTAGTCTGACGCACAAACCGTGTCAAACCGCCCCCGGTTCGCGGCCTATGCTCCGGGTCCCCGCCAGGCCGCGGTAGTTCACCTCAATGTCGAAGACGGGGGCCTGCCAGAACCGCTCCAGTACCAGCATGGCCGCCCCCACCAGCACCGTCTTGTCGCCCAGCGTAGGGGTCTCGATGCGGGCCGCCCGCCCCACCAGCGGAAGCGCACAGTGCTCGGCCGCCCTTCTGGCCACAGCCAGAAGCTCCTCCTCCGCTCCCCGCTGGGCATCCACCACCAGAAGCTGCGGGTTGAGCAGGTTTAGGATGTTGAGGACCAGAACCTCCAGGGCGCGGGAGACTCGCTCTACCACCAGCCTCGCGGCCTCGTCCCCGTCCCTGGCCGCGGCGAACACCCGGGCTACCGCCGCCGGCCCATCACCTTCCGACGGGGCCCCAACGTCCACTCCCGCATCGCGCGCCGACTGCACGATGGCTTCGTCCGAGAGGAACGTCTCGGCACAGCCCCAGTTGCCACACCGGCACCGGCGCCCGCCCTCGACCTGCACGACCGTGTGACCCAGCTCCCCGGCAGCTCCTGAGGCCCCCCGGTACACCGAGCCTCCCACCACTATGCCCACGCCCAAGCCCGGGCCGAGAGCCAGGTAGACCAGGTGGTCAACGGTGGCACCTGCCCCCAGCCACGACTCTGCCAGGGCGGGCGCGTTGCAGTCGGTGTCCACTACGGTGGGTAACCCGAGCTCCTCGCTCAGCATGCTGCGGATGGGCACATCGCGCCAGAGCAAATGGGCTGAGTACTCCACCGTGCCCCTCTCAAAGTCGATAACGCCGGGGCAGGCCAGTCCCACTGCCATCGGCCGAGGACGAGAACCGCCCCACTCGCTCACCACTTCGCGCGCCAGCCGGCCTATCTCGGCCACCACCGCGGCCGGCTCCAGCGACTCCAGCCGCCGCTCTCGGCTTCCGACCAAGCAGCCCTGGAGATCAACGAGGCCCACCTCCACCCGATCCACCCGGCGCAGATCCACCGCGACCACGCTGCCTGCCTCTGCCCGGATCCCCAGCATCCGGGGTCGCCTCCCTACGGCGGTGTGGGCCAGTCCGGTCTCCTCCACGTAACCCTGGCGAATGAGCCCCTCCACGATGCGCGACACCGCGGGGGCCGACAGCCCCAGTCGGCTGGCGAGGTCAGCCCGGGAGAGCGGCCCCTCCCGCCGCAGCAAGTTCGCCACCAGCCAGCGGTTGTACTCGCGGATGAACCCCGCCTTGCCCGAACGGGTTCTCCCGTTCCCTTCCGGGCCCCCCGGTCGAGACTGCGTCAAGCTCCTCTCCCCCTTCGTCACGACCACGTCACGCCAGCAAGTCCCGCACCCGGACCGGCAGACCGACCTCAGCGCTCTGGTTCGCCGCCAGAGACACGGCCAGCGACCTGACCGCCTCCTCCACATCGCACAGCACTCTGCTTCTGTCTCCGGTCTGAACCGCGTCGATGAAGTCACGGTCCAAGCTCAACCCCCAGCCGGGGCCTGCTCGCGCTATGCGGGTCTGTCGAGGCCGATGCACCTCGACCTGAGCCGACGTCACGCGCACCAGCAGGTCCCGGGCGACGACGTCCAGGGTAACCGGGACCGGACAGTCGGTGAAGAGCGCATAGGTCGCTTGCACTACGCCCACGGCCCCGCTTTCGAACTCGTAAGCTACCGCCGAGGCGTCCCAGTTGTTGAACCCAGGCTGCCCGGCCCGCGCTCGGGTGGAGTAGCGGGCGTACACAGTGGCGATCTCGCCTACCAGGTAGCGCATCAGGTCGAACAGGTGAGTCACCTGGTCCACCAACTGGCCTCCGCCCTGATCCTTATCCGCTATCCAGCTCACCAGAGGGGTGGTCCAGTACCAGGTGCCGTTGGCCATAGTGATGCTCTGATCCCGAAGCACCTCGCGAACCTCTCCCATGGTGTCCAGGTTGCGCCACTGATAACCTACCGCGGTGATCACGCCTGACCGGCGCACCGTATCTCGGATGGCGAGAGCGTCCTCCATCGAGATGGCCACCGGCTTCTCGAGCAATATGTGAAGGCCGGCCTCGGCTGCCATGTCCACATGCTCGCGATGTAGCCGTCCGGGAGTGGCGATCACCACCGCCTGCAGATCCTCCTGGGCCAACATCCGGGCGGCATCATCGTACGCCCGTGCCCCGTAACGGTCCGCCTGGGCCCGCGCCAGGTCACCGTTAGTGTCGGCCACGGCCACGACCTCGGCTACCTCGAGGTTCGAGAGGCGACGCAGATGCTCCTGCCCCATACGTCCCGCCCCGACGACACCTACGCGCACGCTCACTTGGGCACCACCCGGCTGACCCGAAGCTCGTGTGACCCGTCGGGGCGAGCGAACTCGTAGTAGAACCAGTAGGCTCCTCGGGCGTACAGCCCGTCCACATAGCGGACACAGCCCGAAGCATGAGGAGAGGTCAGCGCCGGACCGGCGACGGTCACCCGCCGGAAGTGCCACAGGTCCGTCGAGACCGCCAGGCCGCACCGTTCCTCGTAGTTCTCCTCCACCCCAGCGGCGCCATCGTAGAAGCCCAGGTAGACCGGCGGGACGTACACCAAGCTGCCCAGCCGGGCACACCACGAGTCCCACCCCGTCTCCGAGGGAGGGAAGACCTCACCGAGCCACTGCCAGCGGACCCCGTCCTCGCTGATCGCCAAGCCGGTGCTCGACTTAGTGAGGCCGGTGTTGTACACGTCTCCGGTGGCGTGCAGCGTTCCCTTCTCCTGCGTACTCAGCCGCTCGGGCCTGGGGGCGTAGCTGACCAGCATGTAGTAGAGGGGACCAATCCTCGCCACCCAGGGGTCCTTGACTCCCTCGGCGTCTACGTCGGCGGCCCTGAAGACGGGCCGCCGGGCGCGGACGTCGAAGCGCTCCGGTCGATCCGCCTCGATGTAATCAATGCGCCACTGGGCGTCCTCGCCCACATACGACAGGTACAGACGCCAGCGGCCCTCCGGCGTGCGGAAGAGGCTGGAGCGTTCCATGGAGGTTGTCCCCAGGTCCTGCTGCGTGGCCGTCCACACAGGCTGGAAACACACGCCGTCAGCGCTGGAGGCAACGTGGCACTCCTTCCCCCGCACCGGCCTGGGCTCGCGCACCCGATAGTACAGGTAGAACCGGTCCGCCTCATCGTCATACAGAGCGCCAGGAGCCCCTACCCAGTAGCCTTTGCCGCTCCCCGTAGGCTCGAGAACGGTCTGTCCCTGAGCCGGCTCGAAAAGGCGAAGCTGCCCGAACATGCGCCTGCCGATAGGCCCGGCTTGAGAGTATTGTACCTCACTCACTGGTCTCTCCTCCCAAGATGCCGACCGCCTCCCGTGCGATGGCGGCTCCGGCGCTGGTACCGATCCGGCTCGCTCCGGCGGCGATCATGGCCAGAGCGGTCTTGAGATCACGTATGCCCCCGGCGGCCTTCACCCCCACTGTGGCAGGCACTGATTGCCGCAGCAGGGCCACGTCCTCAACCGTGGCTCCGCCAGGGCCGAACCCAGTGCTGGTCTTGACGAAGTCGGCCCCCGCCTCTACCGCCAGGGCACAAGCCCGCCGCTTCTGCTCGTCCGTAAGGTATCCCGTCTCCAGGATGACCTTGAGCCGGCCACCCGCCCGGTGACACGCCTCCGCCACCGCCTCCATGTCTTCCGCCGCCCGCCCCTCTCTGCCGGACAGGAACAGGCCCAGGTTCAGCACCATGTCCACCTCGCTGGCCCTCAGCGACAGGGACTCGCTGGCCTCTGCCACCTTGGTGGCCGTGGTGGCGGTGCCGAAAGGAAAGCCGGCCACGGTGACCACCTTCACATCGCTACCACTAAGAATCCGGACTGCGTCCGCCACCCAGCACGGCGCCACGCAGACGGCGAAGAGGCTGAGCGACAGGGCCTCGGTGCACGTTCGCTCCACCTCGCCGATGGTGGCATTGGCTCCAAGAAGAGTGTGCTCCAGGTGCGCGCGCGGG from Anaerolineae bacterium harbors:
- a CDS encoding fructose-bisphosphate aldolase → MKRRATIDSMDVELGKRTRLHRLLYGSGLGNGTLLLLPIDQGLEHGPVDFFSNPDAANPEYQARLALEGNYNGIVYHIGLAKKYMRSYAGKVPLILKINGKTNIPSDAEAFSPLDATVEDAVRLGADAVGYTLYVGSPAQDRDFLQFAEVRSECDRYGMPLIVWAYPRGAAIEAKGGRDSIYAVDYAARVACEVGADIVKLNAPEYDPDKANLYPKPYDKLALDYAEGIGKVVESAGRTMVLFSGGSRMGDEDLLNKARAAMEQGATGLIFGRNMWQRPLAEGIAITRRVQEIMRDFGIPA
- a CDS encoding ROK family transcriptional regulator, with protein sequence MTQSRPGGPEGNGRTRSGKAGFIREYNRWLVANLLRREGPLSRADLASRLGLSAPAVSRIVEGLIRQGYVEETGLAHTAVGRRPRMLGIRAEAGSVVAVDLRRVDRVEVGLVDLQGCLVGSRERRLESLEPAAVVAEIGRLAREVVSEWGGSRPRPMAVGLACPGVIDFERGTVEYSAHLLWRDVPIRSMLSEELGLPTVVDTDCNAPALAESWLGAGATVDHLVYLALGPGLGVGIVVGGSVYRGASGAAGELGHTVVQVEGGRRCRCGNWGCAETFLSDEAIVQSARDAGVDVGAPSEGDGPAAVARVFAAARDGDEAARLVVERVSRALEVLVLNILNLLNPQLLVVDAQRGAEEELLAVARRAAEHCALPLVGRAARIETPTLGDKTVLVGAAMLVLERFWQAPVFDIEVNYRGLAGTRSIGREPGAV
- the deoC gene encoding deoxyribose-phosphate aldolase, whose product is MDPRAHLEHTLLGANATIGEVERTCTEALSLSLFAVCVAPCWVADAVRILSGSDVKVVTVAGFPFGTATTATKVAEASESLSLRASEVDMVLNLGLFLSGREGRAAEDMEAVAEACHRAGGRLKVILETGYLTDEQKRRACALAVEAGADFVKTSTGFGPGGATVEDVALLRQSVPATVGVKAAGGIRDLKTALAMIAAGASRIGTSAGAAIAREAVGILGGETSE
- a CDS encoding Gfo/Idh/MocA family oxidoreductase, yielding MSVRVGVVGAGRMGQEHLRRLSNLEVAEVVAVADTNGDLARAQADRYGARAYDDAARMLAQEDLQAVVIATPGRLHREHVDMAAEAGLHILLEKPVAISMEDALAIRDTVRRSGVITAVGYQWRNLDTMGEVREVLRDQSITMANGTWYWTTPLVSWIADKDQGGGQLVDQVTHLFDLMRYLVGEIATVYARYSTRARAGQPGFNNWDASAVAYEFESGAVGVVQATYALFTDCPVPVTLDVVARDLLVRVTSAQVEVHRPRQTRIARAGPGWGLSLDRDFIDAVQTGDRSRVLCDVEEAVRSLAVSLAANQSAEVGLPVRVRDLLA
- a CDS encoding HDOD domain-containing protein, producing MQSSVLDILERKVEDLTTLPGVAVRLMEMCSDPEVRIGNLATVIESDQVAASRILRLANSAYYGRFAGVSSVREAVMVLGLEAVRALGLSIGVYSAFETKESAQRPDVERLWHHSIGVALLAREIARRLGVKDRERIFVAGLIHDMGQLVMLQYLPDRYESLLRAVTGSSVAFDRAEREALGTDHAEVGAWLAQKWSLPRELWLPISLHHAASIPEGPDPGLVAARIVQVADWLVLTQGLCPTWCEGRALPVPTSRKSLALDDDSLLQLCLGLDRRVSQICSALGLKPVSPDLFQRTLHQANRVLAQLAVDLNFRSRRLRQSMDALMLLQKVTTALLGRQDVSSILEC